A region of Plectropomus leopardus isolate mb unplaced genomic scaffold, YSFRI_Pleo_2.0 unplaced_scaffold24174, whole genome shotgun sequence DNA encodes the following proteins:
- the LOC121966367 gene encoding zinc finger protein 501-like — protein MFFSCLHSGDQGADYPESFEGGASEQQLFEEVEVKVEEEEDEDYHQEPDFRFKEEDEDERLDEDELQDGRSRFKAEEDEDGEDEDSRQDPDLRFEVEEESDEDCCQDPDFRPHRTAVRRKPSSSQSGGRKPGGELRVRADVKAKKEHQCNECLKIFDRPSRLRIHQRTHTGEKPFECSDCDKRFKSKSILSAHLKTHGGERPFCCHECGKCFLQRQALVEHMRTHTGERPFTCQLCSLSFFAKSHLQRHLLTHTGERRHQCVECGKCYKRKEHLSSHMRVHSGERPFRCMDCGRSYRERGRLQLHLRTHTGDSKRHACALCGLRLVSANHLQRHMQTHGGERPHSCPDCSKSFSRKDKMMEHMRIHTGEKPYQCSQCPLRFRWRAALNAHVHTHAAAAAEDERL, from the coding sequence ctgagcagcagctgtttgaggaggtggaggtgaaggtggaggaagaggaggatgaagactACCATCAGGAGCCAGACTTTAGATTCAAGGAGGAGGACGAAGACGAGCGTCTGGACGAAGACGAGCTTCAGGACGGACGCTCCAGGTTTAAGGCGGAGGAGGACGAGGATGGCGAGGATGAAGACTCCCGCCAGGATCCAGACCTGAGGTTTGAGGTGGAGGAAGAGAGCGACGAAGACTGCTGTCAGGATCCAGATTTCCGTCCTCATCGGACCGCCGTGAGGAGAAAACCGTCGTCCTCACAGAGCGGCGGCAGGAAGCCCGGCGGCGAGCTGAGGGTGCGGGCGGACGTCAAAGCGAAGAAGGAGCATCAGTGTAACGAGTGTTTGAAGATCTTCGACCGGCCGAGTCGTCTGCGGATCCACCAGAGGACGCACACCGGCGAGAAACCGTTCGAGTGCTCCGACTGCGACAAACGCTTCAAGAGTAAGTCCATCCTGTCGGCTCACCTGAAGACTCACGGCGGCGAGCGTCCGTTCTGCTGCCACGAGTGCGGGAAGTGTTTCCTGCAGCGGCAGGCGCTGGTGGAGCACATGAGGACGCACACGGGCGAGCGGCCGTTCACCTGTCAGCTCTGCAGCCTCAGCTTCTTCGCCAAGAGCCACCTGCAGCGCCACCTGCTGACGCACACGGGCGAGCGCCGCCACCAGTGCGTGGAGTGCGGGAAGTGCTACAAGAGGAAGGAGCACCTGAGCAGCCACATGCGCGTCCACAGCGGCGAGCGTCCGTTCCGCTGCATGGACTGCGGCCGCAGCTACAGAGAGCGAGGGCGCCTCCAGCTGCACCTGAGGACGCACACGGGCGACAGCAAACGCCACGCCTGCGCACTCTGCGGCCTGCGGCTGGTGTCGGCCAatcacctgcagagacacatgCAGACGCACGGCGGCGAGCGGCCGCACAGCTGCCCCGACTGCAGCAAGAGCTTCAGCCGCAAGGACAAGATGATGGAGCACATGAGGATCCACACCGGAGAGAAACCGTACCAGTGCTCCCAGTGCCCGCTGCGCTTCAGGTGGAGGGCGGCGCTCAACGCTCACGTCCACACGCACGCCGCCGCTGCCGCCGAGGACGAGCGGCTCTGA